The proteins below are encoded in one region of Styela clava chromosome 4, kaStyClav1.hap1.2, whole genome shotgun sequence:
- the LOC120326285 gene encoding uncharacterized protein LOC120326285: protein MEGIKQRHKNKQHSKHVKSKQKRKKISSQPDGLFGSETSSCPVKKRKTEHGVFDLISSKKLKKLNPDFSKESVGAKTLSNPSNEFINGTGINHIQSFQSVSPLKMGNTEDDSIMKSSKSNCTSRSSKNLEAFFSPTEYSKHVPMTLFSKLHKKIDSNCDNEVKEYASQFAQKAKDLSTWNISQDNWKSDIIPLEPPPSPVLNLTDIEFSDPLISKGNCDAILDHSECNNVLNNSLINVDTTSTEDLTSDSCLKITKVWSLFTNDASRKNETMDEPIKGSPVRKMTLIGSLKKENKCARVNSNTQDVAAGNSLSANSESDDHESMISAFTQSTLNYNRSLKYKQKKKFRQPKLTKDGKIGRRKKHKQIIKLPKKTRRHTSTTKKIDFEEPIELIVNHQNSVMNNNTESINVTGTNELDKVDIESMVLEVDNAASFSRKACDHVEKSINKVAYNVIDSPKNKIQSIATDNRIQKVRLHNQSMGKPVVVLSDVLLNMTSSEKTALKPENDVVISNDKKTKFSSENVSVKKTRQRLSSQQSKLHIANEFFKPDASYSSRKCRTSKYIRLKKLKDYNEIVITIESVLEKKQDSDLPRHYNFLNAASLRALISAFEYCKKHRNCKAVLVSSVGPIFCSGLNPQHLLDWTTEKNPSEDIIFQMERLVEVLANFDKPIVGAVQGPAIGFGASILLFCDSIYASKRACFQWPGIKIGLPSFGCTSSFLPKSVGIHRAKALLMEGIQITATEAKIFGLVNEVFPHDTFMQYAVTACQSMIMSNAASLHLMKQSLNPCDTKQLLKCNTEESARLRDYLRSIKIRSQLGVYISLIEFNLA from the coding sequence ATGGAGGGTATAAAGCAACGGCATAAAAATAAGCAACATAGCAAACATGTCAAATCGAAACAGAAAAGGAAGAAGATAAGTTCTCAGCCTGATGGACTTTTTGGTAGTGAAACAAGCAGCTGTCCTGTTAAAAAACGTAAAACAGAGCATGGTGTTTTCGATCTGATATCTtccaagaaattgaaaaagctGAATCCTGATTTTTCCAAGGAGTCTGTTGGTGCAAAAACACTTTCAAATCCTTCGAATGAATTTATTAATGGTACTGGTATAAATCATATTCAATCTTTTCAGTCAGTAAGTCCTTTAAAAATGGGGAACACTGAAGATGATAGTATCATGAAATCTTCAAAATCCAACTGTACTTCAAGGTCAAGCAAGAATCTTGAAGCTTTCTTTAGTCCTACTGAATATAGTAAACATGTACCAATGACGCtgttttcaaaacttcacaAAAAAATAGACTCCAATTGTGATAATGAAGTGAAAGAATATGCTTCCCAGTTTGCACAAAAAGCAAAAGATTTATCGACTTGGAATATCTCACAGGATAATTGGAAATCAGATATCATACCACTGGAACCTCCACCTTCACCAGTTCTAAACTTGACGGATATTGAGTTTTCAGATCCATTGATCTCTAAGGGAAATTGTGATGCAATTCTAGATCATTCCGAGTGCAACAATGTCCTAAACAATAGTTTAATAAATGTGGATACTACATCTACAGAAGATCTTACCTCAGATTCATGTTTGAAAATTACTAAAGTTTGGTCCTTGTTTACAAATGATGCATCGAGAAAGAATGAAACTATGGATGAACCAATTAAAGGTTCTCCGGTGCGGAAGATGACATTGATCGGTAGTTTAAAAAAGGAAAACAAATGCGCACGGGTCAACTCGAATACACAAGATGTTGCTGCAGGGAACTCGCTATCAGCTAATTCAGAATCTGATGATCATGAATCCATGATATCCGCTTTTACTCAATCTACCTTAAATTATAATAGATCTTTAAAATATAAGCAAAAAAAGAAGTTCCGTCAACCCAAATTGACAAAAGATGGCAAAATAGGACGAAGGAAAAAACATAAGCAGATAATAAAATTGCCTAAAAAAACACGTAGACATACaagtacaacaaaaaaaatagatttcGAAGAACCTATTGAATTAATTGTAAATCACCAGAACAGTGTTATGAACAATAACACAGAATCAATAAATGTAACAGGCACGAATGAGCTTGACAAAGTTGATATCGAAAGCATGGTTTTAGAGGTTGACAATGCAGCGTCATTCAGTCGTAAAGCTTGCGATCATGTTGAGAAATCTATCAACAAGGTGGCTTATAATGTTATCGATTCCCCAAAAAACAAGATTCAGTCAATAGCAACCGATAATAGGATACAAAAAGTGCGTCTTCATAATCAGTCAATGGGAAAACCAGTTGTGGTCCTTTCAGATGTATTGTTAAATATGACATCGTCTGAGAAAACTGCTTTAAAACCTGAAAATGATGTTGTGATTTCGAATGACAAAAAGACAAAGTTTTCCAGTGAAAATGTCAGTgttaaaaaaacaagacaaagATTATCAAGTCAACAAAGCAAACTTCATATAGCGAATGAGTTTTTTAAACCTGACGCATCGTATTCATCTAGGAAGTGTCGAACTTCCAAATACATCCGattaaaaaaactaaaagaTTATAATGAAATTGTTATAACTATTGAAAGTGTGTTGGAAAAGAAGCAAGATTCAGATTTGCCAAGACATTATAATTTTCTCAATGCGGCATCTCTTCGTGCTTTAATAAGCGCATTTGAATATTGCAAGAAACATAGAAATTGCAAGGCTGTCCTAGTTTCATCAGTTGGACCAATATTTTGTTCTGGTCTAAATCCCCAACATTTGTTAGATTGGACAACTGAAAAAAATCCATCGGAggatattatttttcaaatggagAGATTGGTTGAAGTTTTGGCTAACTTTGACAAACCTATAGTAGGTGCAGTGCAAGGTCCTGCCATTGGTTTTGGTGCatcaattttgcttttttgcGATAGCATTTACGCCAGTAAAAGAGCATGTTTCCAATGGCCAGGAATCAAAATAGGACTACCCTCATTTGGTTGTACATCTTCGTTTTTACCCAAGTCAGTTGGAATTCATCGTGCCAAAGCCCTTTTAATGGAAGGAATACAGATCACTGCTACAGAAGCCAAGATTTTTGGGCTTGTGAATGAAGTTTTTCCTCATGATACTTTCATGCAATATGCAGTGACAGCATGCCAGAGTATGATTATGTCAAATGCTGCATCCCTTCATCTCATGAAACAGTCATTGAACCCTTGCGATACAAAACAACTTCTAAAATGCAATACAGAAGAATCTGCCAGACTCAGAGACTATCTGAGATCTATAAAAATCCGATCACAACTGGGCgtttatatttcattaatagAGTTCAACTTGGCttga